The DNA region CACGGTGCGCGCCATCACCCGTGGCGTTGCGCAAAAGCAGCTCAACGACGTCAACCCGCTGGCGGGCCTGGCTGTAGGCATTGCTTCTGCGGTAACCGAGGGTGCTGACACGCGCACCTGGCGCACGCTGCCGGACAACACGCTGGTAGCGCGTCTGCGTCTGACTCAGGGCGAGCATCAGATCATCCTGCCCAATTCGCTCGGCGGGTCGCATGTACGGGTCAAGGTCGATCAACGCTATCAGGTGGTTTCCCTGCGTGCCCTGGGCAGCCAGGTATTTGCGGGCAGTCTGGCGGCGCAGGTCATGCCGTCGAACGTGCCGCAAGCCATTGCCGTCGCCAAATAACCCTGAACGGAGACTTTCCATGCGTATGAAGATTTTCGGCGTGCTGGCACTTGCCCTGCTGGCGGGCTGCGCGACCCCGCCGCCACCCGCTGCAGGCAGTGCTGCCAGCAAGGTGGTATCGATGGGTAAAACGAAAAATATCGAAGTCGGCGCGATGCGCGTCGCACGCGAAAACGGCTTCCTGACGGTCAAGGCTCAACTGACCAACACCAGCAGCCGCAACACGATGCTGTATTACCGTTTTGCCTGGCTGGGTAACGACGGCTTCCCTGTCGCCGACGAAGAAAGCTGGAAAAGCATCACGCTGTATGGCTCGCAGAGCACCGTGCTGCCCGCCATCGCGCCTGTTCCGCGTGCGACTGATTTCCGCATCGAAATCAATACGCCTTGACCTGTTGCCCACTTTTTCAGTTCCGGAGATTCAAACCATGCTGTCCAGACGCTTCTGCTCCATTGCCGCCATCACCCTGTTACTCACTGGCTGTGCCAATACCTCGCCGGGTCTTGGTAGCAAGAACATCAGTTACGGCGATACCAAGGCCGTCGAAACCATCACCAACGAATTCGGTTCGACCGACCTGCAGATGATCGCGGAAAGCATGACCCGCTCGCTGGCTCAGTCCGGCACCCTGCAAGGTCGCCCGGTGGTTCAGGTGTATGACGTGAAGAACAAGACCAGCGAGTACATCGATACCCGCGAAATCACCACGTCGATCAAGACCCAACTGATGAAAAGCGGCGCTGCCCGTTTCGCCAGTGATGACAACCAGATGCAGAATCAGGTCGACCAGCTCAAGCTGCAAAATCAGAGCGGTCTGTACAAGAAGAATACCGTGGCCAAAATTGGCAGCATGATCGCCGCCAAATACCGCCTGGAAGGCTCGATCAGCTCCATCGTCAAGCGCAGCAGCGACTACAAGGATGTCTTCTACAAGTTCAGCCTGCAATTGATTGACGTCGAAAGCGGTCTGGCCGAGTGGATGGACGAAAAAGAAATCCGCAAAACCACGGAGCGCTAATCAATGCGCGCATGGATCGGCATCATCAGCATGGTTTGCGCGATGGGTGCGTACGCCGCCCCCAAGGTCGCTGTGACAGACATGGCGTTTCAGGAGCGGGTGGAGCAATACATTCACACCGTTTCGGCCCGCAGCAACCTGCAAGCCAATCGCTACAGCGCCAGTGCGTCGTCCAGTTATGACGAGTACGAGTCGCGCACCAGCTACATCGAACAGGGCGAGTTGCGTAAATTCAGCGGTGACATCAAGGGTGAGATTCTCAAGTCCGGGATGTTCCAGCTGGTGCAGGGTACGCCTTATACCGCAGGCTCCCGGGAAGACGTCTACGACGTTATCAAGCGCATCAAGAACGGCAACTTCAAGGGTGCGGATTACGTGCTGTTCGGCACGGTTTCGGACATCGACTTCCGTCAGGACGTCGGCGAAATAGCCAATACCAATAGCCACTCGGCAATTCTGGGGCTGACCCTGGTGGCCGATTTCAGCCTCATCAACACGCGGACGTTCGAAATTACCTCGGCCTTTACCGCGATGGGTGAAGGTCAGGACACCAAACTGGTGAACGGCCGGGATATCAAAGTTTCGCTCAATCGCGGCCTGGTGGTGCGCGAAGTCTCCAGATCAATTGGCGAAGACGTCGCCCGGCAGTTGCGCGAGCAGCTGCGTGGCGAAGTCGAGCTCAACGAGCGCCGCGAACCGCAGAACAGCCTGCCCCGCGACGAAGCGCCGCGCATTCTGCGCTAGGCGCTGGCCGCCGTCAGGCCGTGCCGCGATGCAACGTCGCCAGAAAACCCGCCGCGCCCACGAACAGGCTGGCAAAAGTGCGATTCAGACGCCGTTGCTGGCGAGGGGTCTTGAGCAGGCGCAACACCTTTGATGCCAGTCCGGTGTAGCCCGCCATGACGATCAGGTCGACCACCACCATGGTCGCCGCAATGATGACGTACTGGATCAGCAGTGGCGCAGCCGGATCAATGAACTGCGGCAAAATCGCCAATATGAAAATCAGTGCCTTGGGGTTGCTGATATTGACCAGAAAGCCGCGCATGACCAGCGTCATCGGTTTGCCGACAGGGCGCACGACAGATTCATCCGCGAGGTCGGTGGGCAGTGCGCGCCATTGTCTGATGCCCAGATAGATCAGGTATGCCACGCCAAACCACTTGATCAGCGTGAACGCCATCTCTGAAGCTGCGAGCACGGCGCCCAGCCCTGCTGCGACAATCGCGATCTGCGCCACCAGTGCGACTTGCAGCCCCAGCGCATTCCAGTAGCCGCGCAAGAAGCCGTATTGCAGCCCGCAGGACATCGAGGCGATGGCGCCTGCGCCAGGGGAAAGACTGATAATCCAGCAGGCCGCAAAAAAGCCCAGCCACATTTCAAACGCCATTACGCACCTCAGGCAAAGTCCAATGCTCGATAAATTAATGCGTGTCGCTTTGCAACGCTAACTATTTCTAGTCCTGCTCATCGGGCTGCTTTGCGACCACCATCTGCGGAAACAGATCGCTGCCACGCCAGCGACGCACCGACTTCTGGAAAAACTGGCTGTTAGGCACCTGAACCAGCGCGCCGCCGGCTTCCGGGGTTTCGATCAGGGTGGTGAACATCAGGTTGATGGCGACCACTCGGCCCTTGACGCCGGGCTTGTCCAGCGTGTCGACCAGCTCGACCATGTCGCCGATGCGGAACGGGCCGATGGTGAAGATCAGGATGGCGCAGAGCAGGTTCGACAGCACGCTCCACATCGCGAAGAACGCCACGGCGGCGACGGCAACAAAGCCCGACAATGCAGTCCACAGCACCGTTGCCGAAACGCCGAGCCTGCCCAGTACGAACACGAATGCGCTGCCCATGATCAGCCAGCGTAAACCACCGCGAACCGGCACCAGCAACTCTGGCGGCAGTGGATAACGCTCGCCCAGACCAGTCAGAAAACCTCCGACGATCCGCTGCAACACATAGCCGGCCAGCAAGATCAGTAGAATCTGCATGCCGATCAACAACGGCTCAAGCCAGTATGCGGATATCGACAAGCCCAACATCTCCATCACTCTCTTGCCTCACTCACGACAATGCTTCCAGTTCGGCCTGCATGGATTCCAGCAGCTCCAGCGCCTGCATCCAGGCGTCTTCCAGCTCGGCTTCCCGGACCTTCAGCTTTGCCTGCTCGGCCAGCAGGTCGCGCAGCTTATCCTTGTTGGCGGCGTCGTAATTGCTGCTGTCTGCCAGGGCCTCTTCGACCTTGGCGAGTTTTTCATTCACCAGCCCGAGATCGCGCTCCAGCTTGTCGGCTTCGCGCTTGTGCGGCGCCAGTTGCTGACGTAGCGCGGCGGCCTGCTGACGCTGGGCTTTCTTGTCGGTCTTGTCAGCGTTGACCGGCGTGTTGCTGACGGGCGCGTTGCGCAGCCGGTAGTCGGCCAGCCACCGGGTGTAGTCATCCAGATCGCCATCGAACTCCTGCACGCGGCCGTCGGCCACCAGCAGGAAGTCATCGGTGGTGCTCTTCAGCAAATGCCGATCGTGAGACACCACCAGTACCGCGCCGCCAAACTCCTGCAAGGCCATGGTCAGCGCCAGGCGCATCTCCAGGTCCAGGTGGTTGGTCGGTTCGTCGAGCAGCAACAGATTGGGTTTTTCCCAAGCGATCAGTGCCAGCGCCAGACGGGCTTTTTCGCCACCGGAGAAATTCAGCACCGGCTCGTCGAGGCGCGCGCCCCGGAAGTCGAAACCGCCGAGGAAGTCACGCAGCGTCTGTTCACGCTCGGTGGGCGCCAGGCGTTGCAAGTGCAGCAACGGCGTCGCCTTGGCGTCCAGTGAGTCGAGCTGATGCTGGGCAAAGTAGCCCACGGTCAGGTTTTCACCGCGCACCAGTCGACCGCTTTGCGGCTCAAGCTCGCCTGCGAGGTTTTTGATCAGTGTCGACTTGCCCGCGCCGTTGGGGCCCAGCAGGCCGATGCGCGCACCGGGAGTCAGTTGCAGCTTGACCTTCTCCAGCACGGTCTTGTCGCCGTAGCCCAGGCGCGCATCGGACAGGTCCAGCAACGGGCTGGAGATCTTGTCGGACTCACGGAAGACGAAGTTGAACGGCGAGTCGACGTGCGCGGCGGACAACTCCTCCATGCGCTCCAGCGCCTTGATGCGGCTCTGTGCCTGACGGGCCTTGGTGGCCTGGGCCTTGAAGCGCGCAATGTATTTTTCCATGTGCGCACGCTGCACCTGCTGCTTCTCGTAGGCCTGTTGTTGCTGGGCCAGACGTTCGGCGCGGGCACGTTCGAAGGCGCTGTAGCCACCGCGATAAAGGGTGATCTTGCGCTGCTCGACATGGGCAATGTGATCGACCACGGCGTCGAGAAAGTCCCGGTCGTGGGAAATCAGCAGCAAGGTGCCGGGGTAGCTCTTGAGCCAGTCTTCAAGCCACAGAATGGCATCGAGGTCCAAGTGGTTGGTGGGCTCATCGAGCAGCAGCAGGTCTGACGGACACATCAGCGCCTGCGCCAGGTTCAGGCGCATCCGCCAGCCACCGGAGAAGCTGCCGACCTGACGCTCCATCTGTTCGTTGGTGAAACCCAGACCCGCCAGCAGCTTGCGAGCGCGGGCGTCGGCGGTATAACCGTCGGCGCTGTCGAGCTCCGAGTGCAGACGTGCCTGAGCGGCGCCGTCCTGCGCGGCTTCGGCCGCTGCCAGCGAGCTCTGCACTTCCCGCAGGCGCTCGTCGCCATCGAGGACGTAGTCCACGGCCAGACGTTCGAGGGTGTCGACCTCCTGACGCATGTGTGCGATGCGCCAGTCGGCGGGCAGCAGGCAGTCTCCGGCGTCAGGCGTCAACTCGCCGCGCAGCAAAGCGAACAGGCTGGATTTACCGGCGCCATTGGCGCCGATCAGACCGGCTTTATGGCCGGCGTGCAGGGTCAGCTCGGCGTCTTCTAGCAGACGTTGCGGACCACGCTGTAAGGTAAGGCTTTGAAGTCGAATCATAATGGCGGCGGAGTCTACCAGCTTCGTCCTGAACAGGTGGATCACTATGCCTTCAGCGCTCTGGAGTTTCACCCTCGATTTCTACGCCCGGCCGGGTGTGGAACAGGCTTGTCTTGCGCTACAAGCCAACGGGGCCAACGTGTGCATGGTGCTTTGCGGCGTCTGGCTGGAGTCGCGCGGCGTGGCCTGTAATGCGCAACGATTAATGCAAATCGGACAATTGGCCACGCCTTGGCACGATGACGTGGTGCGTCCACTGCGGGATTTACGCAATCAATGGCGTGATTCGGCACATCAGGATGCCGCGCTGAACGCTTTGCGAACCAGGGTCAAGGCATTGGAACTGGAGGCCGAGCAGAATCTGCTGCTGAGGCTTGAGACGCTGACTGATGGCTGGCCGGGTGGCGAGGCAGGTAACACAGGCGACTGGCTTGAAGGACTTGCGGAGGGGGATGTGGCAGAGAACCGCGATGCGCTACTGGTGTTGCGCATCGCGGCCAATCTCAGCGTTGACCAGGCTTAGGAAGCGCTGGTTGGCGTTACGCTGTTGCTCGGTGTTGCCGGTGCAGCGGCTGGCGCAGTGGCTGCCGGTGCCGGTGCAGCTTTGGCGGCAGCCGGTTTTGCAGCGGGTTTGGCTGCAGGCTTCGCAGCCGGTTTAGCGGCTGGCTTGGCCGCTGCTTTCAGCGGCGCTTTGGCAGGAGCCTTTGCTGCTGGCTTGGCAACGGGAGCTTTGCTGGCTGCGGGTTTGGCAGCACTGCTTGCGGTGGTTTTGGCAACAGCAGGTGCTTTGCTCGCGGCAGGTTTGGCAGCCGGTCTGGCGGCAGTCGATTTGGCTGCAACTGGCTTGGCAGCCGCTGTTTTCGCAGCGGTTGGCTTGGCGGCGGCAGTCGACCGGGTAGCGGGCTTGGCAGCCGGTTTAGCGGCTGGTTTTGCAGGCGTTCTGGTTGCAGCCGATGCCTTGGTCACGGCAGGGCCGGACGCCGCTTTAGCGCTGGCAGCAGGCTTGGCCGCCGTTTTGGCGACGGGTTTGGCGGCAGCTTTCACCGGCGCTTTTGCAGCAGGTGCCTTGGCAGCGACTTTAGGCGCAGCAGGCTTGGCATTGCGAGTGCTCAGAACTTTACCTACCGCCTCTTTCACCCGGCCGATACCCTGGGCCAGTTTCAGGCTCTCTTGAGCATCGCGCTTGAGGTGCAGGATGTAAGTGCGGGTTTCTGTCTGACGCTCCTTGAGCGCATCCAGCAATTCTTCCAGCTCGGACACAGCGCCTTTGGCCTTGTTCTGGGCCTTGGATTTGCCTGCGGTGGCAGCATCCTGCAATTTGATACGGGCGTTGTGCAGTTTTTCCTGCGCCTTGCCGCGTTGTTTCTCAAGCTTGGCGAGCAGTTTCTCGGCATCAGCCAGAGCTTGGGAGCAGGCGTCTTCCAGATGTTCAAGCAAGCTGCCCGATAATTGTTGGAGCAAATGCAACGGAGTATTTACTGGCTTCTTTTTGGCCGACATGACTTACCTCCTGGGTGACGAAATTGCGGCTCATACTAGGCTTCTGCGCGCATCGCCGCTAGGGCATCTTGACACCACTAACGGGGCGCTGTTGCATACTGCAAAAAATGATTACCGCACGACGATGCGCAGGTATCGTGAAATTCACATCTCAAGACTGGCCACTACACGTCCTGGCACTGGCATAATCGCCAACTTCCCAGGCCGGAGAGCATTAATGTCGCGCTACCTGTTAACGTCGTTGTTCCTCTTGCTACCCCTGGCCCAGGCTGCCGAAGCGCCGCCCTCCAGTGACAGTCACGACCTGGCTTACAGCCTGGGCGCAAGCCTTGGCGAGCGTCTGCATCAGGAAGTTCCGGACCTTGATCTCAAGGCGCTGGTAGACGGTTTGAGGCAGGCCTATCAAGGCAAGCCGCTGGCCCTCAAGCAGGAGCGCATCGACCAGATTCTGCGTGAGCATGACGCGGCAATCGCGCAAGCCGAAACAACAGGTACAGACGCGCCCACCGAGGCGGCCCTGGGCGCGGAGCGTCGTTTCATGGAGGCTGAAAAGGCCAAACCGGGCGTCAAGGTGCTGGCTGACGGCATTCTCATGACCGAGCTGACACCGGGCAGCGGCCCCAAACCGGACGCGAATGGCCGGGTGGAAGTGCGCTATGTGGGGCGTCTGCCGGACGGCACGATCTTCGACCAGAGTACCCAACCGCAGTGGTTCAGGCTCGACAGCGTGATCAGCGGCTGGACCAGCGCCCTGCAGAACATGCCGACGGGTGCGAAATGGCGGCTGGTGATCCCTTCGGATCAGGCCTATGGGGCCGAAGGTGCCGGTGACCTGATCGACCCGTTCACGCCGCTGGTATTCGAAATCGAGCTGGTCGCTGTCTCACAGTAAGCGTCAACAAGCCCTGTGGCAGACATGCAAAGGGGTGCAAAAAGCACCCCAGGCATGTGTATATGCAGCATCACACCTGCGCGGCGAGTTCTTCCTTGTGCGAGGTATGCAGTACCTCGATCAGGCAGTCTTCCAGCTCGAAACGCTCATGCAGCAAGCGGCCCAGCTGGTTGAACTCTTTGGCGACCACTGCTGCGTCCGAGCAATCGCCCTTGTCGCAGCGGTCATTGAACGCCAGCGCGAACTTGGTGATGACATCAAGACGCGGGTAGATGGTGTCCGCCAGCTCAAGCCCGCGCTCGTCATTGAATGCCCTGGCCTCATCGCCAAGCTGTTCGTAGACTTCGAAGTGCCCGGCTGAAACGTAATCCACCAGAATTCCGCACAGATTCTGTAAACCTTCCAGATCGGCTGCCAGGGCTTCGGGTGTGTCACCCAGCGCATCGTAGGCTTCGATCAGTTCGAGACGGCTTTCCAGCCAGCGATCAATCAGCTTGTTGACCCCGCCCCAGCGTTCCTGAGCATTCTGACAACTTTCCAGCATGGTCTTCTCTCTTCCCTTCGGGGGCGTGCGGTCCTGTGCCAGCCTTGATGATGCACAAGGAGCTGGCTTGATGATGCGTCAGGACAGCATGATTCCAGTGACGCGTGCGGCCCAGATTATGCCCGCTCGGTAAGGCCATCAAGGTACGCAGGAGATAAAGTTCATACAAGCGTTTAATACCCTTGCCGGTTTTTGGCCGCCAGCCAGGCAAGTAATTCGCTGGAAAGTGGATACAGCGCCACCGTTGCCAGGCCCGCAAAAGCCAGCAGGCTCCACTCCGGCAGGCTCATGCCGAACAGGGACCAGGTGATTTCGGCGCAAAATATTGCATCACTGCGCAGGCGGTCTATGCACATGTCCAGCGACAGAAAGCTCAGTAAATGTTCGAGCCTTGAAATGAAAGGTATCAATTGATCGACCGAGGCGGTTTGCAGCCACACTTGAAGGCCTGCGGTGCCCATGCCTGCCAGGGTAAACAGCAGCAGCCCCAGGCTGTAGCGACGCAAACCCTCGGCACCAGGCGCGTGGCAGGCAGCGGCCAGGGCCAGAACAGCGCAGGTGACAAAGGCGGCACGTTGCAAGATACACAGGATGCAGGGTTCGAGGCGAAAGGCATGCTGGACGTAAATGGCGGTGCCGATGATCAGTGTGCAGGCCAGCGATGCCAGGAAATACAGGAAGCGTGTGCGAGCCAGATACATGGCAAATCCGTAACAAAGGACGAGGCGATTACGGTAGAGGAAAGGATGCGGGGCTTTCAAGGTGACGGCGTGCGGATGCTTCGCTGTTTAACCACGAAAACAAACACACTGCAGTGCGGTTCTTTTACACATCTACGTAGGAGAATTCCCACATGCCGATGTTTGCTGGCTTTAGGGCCGAGAGAGCCCTGATTCAGGGCTCTCGACAGATTCAGCCTTGGGTCAGTGCCGGTAGCGGGCGGGACAGGAAGCGTTCGTCCAGCAGGCCGAGACCTTCCTGAAACAACTGGTTGCTGCGATCCGTTTCGCCCAGTTGCGCAAGCAGTCGCGCCAGCTCCGCGCAGGTTTCAGGATTACGTTCCAGGCGCAGGCTGCTCTCCAGATAATCCCGCGCCTTGCCCCATAACCGTCCCTGCAGACAAATGCGGCCCAGACTCAGCAACAGGCTCGGGTCGCTCGGGTGATGCTTGAGCCAGCCTTCAGCCGTCTGTAGCTGCTTCAGCGGGTCGCTGCCGCGCACCAGTCCGTACAGACGTGCAAGATGACTGTGGTAGTCGCGCTTGAGTGCTGCGCGAAGCACCTCTTCAGCCTGGGTCTCGGCGCCCAGTCGGCGCAGCTGATCGGCATAGGCCAATACCAGTTGCGGTTCCTGACGCTGCGCGGAGCTCAGGCTCTGCCAGGCCTGTTCCAGCGACGGCAGACCGGTCAACGCCCCTTCGCTGTCATCGCGATAACCCGCCAGCGTCAGGTTCTCACCCCAGGCGCGGCGTTCCAGTTCGGCCAGTTCTCTGGAGGGCAGTACCTTGTCCTTGCGCAGCTCGGGCAGCAGACGAATCAGCTCGGACCAGTCGCCCCGTTGCTGATAAAGACGCTGTAACTGGCGAAGCACCTGAGGGTTGTGCGGATGACGCTGGTGCATGGCCTGCAATGTGGTCAGCGCGCCGTCGGTGTCGCCACGGTCCTGCTGCAACTGGGCGTGGTTCAGGGCAATCGCCAGTTCGGCTTGTGGCTGACGCTCAAGCGCGCGTT from Pseudomonas syringae includes:
- a CDS encoding AlgP family protein, giving the protein MSAKKKPVNTPLHLLQQLSGSLLEHLEDACSQALADAEKLLAKLEKQRGKAQEKLHNARIKLQDAATAGKSKAQNKAKGAVSELEELLDALKERQTETRTYILHLKRDAQESLKLAQGIGRVKEAVGKVLSTRNAKPAAPKVAAKAPAAKAPVKAAAKPVAKTAAKPAASAKAASGPAVTKASAATRTPAKPAAKPAAKPATRSTAAAKPTAAKTAAAKPVAAKSTAARPAAKPAASKAPAVAKTTASSAAKPAASKAPVAKPAAKAPAKAPLKAAAKPAAKPAAKPAAKPAAKPAAAKAAPAPAATAPAAAPATPSNSVTPTSAS
- a CDS encoding heme biosynthesis protein HemY, with the protein product MKRFYVLLFIAIVAAALIGVAIADHSGYVLIAYKNFRYESSLWATLALLLAVLLVIFLVRLLITLLTTSGRVVNPWSRRNRHRRVQMAIEQGQMDLAEGRWASAQRHLQRAAEADAHPLLYYIGAARAANEQGRYEDCDSLLERALERQPQAELAIALNHAQLQQDRGDTDGALTTLQAMHQRHPHNPQVLRQLQRLYQQRGDWSELIRLLPELRKDKVLPSRELAELERRAWGENLTLAGYRDDSEGALTGLPSLEQAWQSLSSAQRQEPQLVLAYADQLRRLGAETQAEEVLRAALKRDYHSHLARLYGLVRGSDPLKQLQTAEGWLKHHPSDPSLLLSLGRICLQGRLWGKARDYLESSLRLERNPETCAELARLLAQLGETDRSNQLFQEGLGLLDERFLSRPLPALTQG
- a CDS encoding ATP-binding cassette domain-containing protein, encoding MIRLQSLTLQRGPQRLLEDAELTLHAGHKAGLIGANGAGKSSLFALLRGELTPDAGDCLLPADWRIAHMRQEVDTLERLAVDYVLDGDERLREVQSSLAAAEAAQDGAAQARLHSELDSADGYTADARARKLLAGLGFTNEQMERQVGSFSGGWRMRLNLAQALMCPSDLLLLDEPTNHLDLDAILWLEDWLKSYPGTLLLISHDRDFLDAVVDHIAHVEQRKITLYRGGYSAFERARAERLAQQQQAYEKQQVQRAHMEKYIARFKAQATKARQAQSRIKALERMEELSAAHVDSPFNFVFRESDKISSPLLDLSDARLGYGDKTVLEKVKLQLTPGARIGLLGPNGAGKSTLIKNLAGELEPQSGRLVRGENLTVGYFAQHQLDSLDAKATPLLHLQRLAPTEREQTLRDFLGGFDFRGARLDEPVLNFSGGEKARLALALIAWEKPNLLLLDEPTNHLDLEMRLALTMALQEFGGAVLVVSHDRHLLKSTTDDFLLVADGRVQEFDGDLDDYTRWLADYRLRNAPVSNTPVNADKTDKKAQRQQAAALRQQLAPHKREADKLERDLGLVNEKLAKVEEALADSSNYDAANKDKLRDLLAEQAKLKVREAELEDAWMQALELLESMQAELEALS
- a CDS encoding mechanosensitive ion channel family protein, with the translated sequence MEMLGLSISAYWLEPLLIGMQILLILLAGYVLQRIVGGFLTGLGERYPLPPELLVPVRGGLRWLIMGSAFVFVLGRLGVSATVLWTALSGFVAVAAVAFFAMWSVLSNLLCAILIFTIGPFRIGDMVELVDTLDKPGVKGRVVAINLMFTTLIETPEAGGALVQVPNSQFFQKSVRRWRGSDLFPQMVVAKQPDEQD
- a CDS encoding TIGR02444 family protein; the encoded protein is MPSALWSFTLDFYARPGVEQACLALQANGANVCMVLCGVWLESRGVACNAQRLMQIGQLATPWHDDVVRPLRDLRNQWRDSAHQDAALNALRTRVKALELEAEQNLLLRLETLTDGWPGGEAGNTGDWLEGLAEGDVAENRDALLVLRIAANLSVDQA
- a CDS encoding YcfL family protein; amino-acid sequence: MRMKIFGVLALALLAGCATPPPPAAGSAASKVVSMGKTKNIEVGAMRVARENGFLTVKAQLTNTSSRNTMLYYRFAWLGNDGFPVADEESWKSITLYGSQSTVLPAIAPVPRATDFRIEINTP
- a CDS encoding FKBP-type peptidyl-prolyl cis-trans isomerase, producing MSRYLLTSLFLLLPLAQAAEAPPSSDSHDLAYSLGASLGERLHQEVPDLDLKALVDGLRQAYQGKPLALKQERIDQILREHDAAIAQAETTGTDAPTEAALGAERRFMEAEKAKPGVKVLADGILMTELTPGSGPKPDANGRVEVRYVGRLPDGTIFDQSTQPQWFRLDSVISGWTSALQNMPTGAKWRLVIPSDQAYGAEGAGDLIDPFTPLVFEIELVAVSQ
- a CDS encoding Rsd/AlgQ family anti-sigma factor, which translates into the protein MLESCQNAQERWGGVNKLIDRWLESRLELIEAYDALGDTPEALAADLEGLQNLCGILVDYVSAGHFEVYEQLGDEARAFNDERGLELADTIYPRLDVITKFALAFNDRCDKGDCSDAAVVAKEFNQLGRLLHERFELEDCLIEVLHTSHKEELAAQV
- a CDS encoding LysE family transporter — encoded protein: MAFEMWLGFFAACWIISLSPGAGAIASMSCGLQYGFLRGYWNALGLQVALVAQIAIVAAGLGAVLAASEMAFTLIKWFGVAYLIYLGIRQWRALPTDLADESVVRPVGKPMTLVMRGFLVNISNPKALIFILAILPQFIDPAAPLLIQYVIIAATMVVVDLIVMAGYTGLASKVLRLLKTPRQQRRLNRTFASLFVGAAGFLATLHRGTA
- a CDS encoding disulfide bond formation protein B, producing MYLARTRFLYFLASLACTLIIGTAIYVQHAFRLEPCILCILQRAAFVTCAVLALAAACHAPGAEGLRRYSLGLLLFTLAGMGTAGLQVWLQTASVDQLIPFISRLEHLLSFLSLDMCIDRLRSDAIFCAEITWSLFGMSLPEWSLLAFAGLATVALYPLSSELLAWLAAKNRQGY
- the lpoB gene encoding penicillin-binding protein activator LpoB; the encoded protein is MLSRRFCSIAAITLLLTGCANTSPGLGSKNISYGDTKAVETITNEFGSTDLQMIAESMTRSLAQSGTLQGRPVVQVYDVKNKTSEYIDTREITTSIKTQLMKSGAARFASDDNQMQNQVDQLKLQNQSGLYKKNTVAKIGSMIAAKYRLEGSISSIVKRSSDYKDVFYKFSLQLIDVESGLAEWMDEKEIRKTTER